In Dromiciops gliroides isolate mDroGli1 chromosome 4, mDroGli1.pri, whole genome shotgun sequence, one DNA window encodes the following:
- the LOC122753005 gene encoding olfactory receptor 10X1-like — translation MRINQTILEEFILIGFSVYPEWQVVFFVTFLFLYLLTLAGNLAIMALTWVDHTLHTPMYLFLSALSFSETCYTLSIIPKMLVDLLAKDRTISVPGCGLQMYFFLGLGGTNCIILTVMGLDRFLAICNPLHYPTLMTNKACGQLVASAWIGGFFVSLIETTLIFWGSFCGPNFIKHFFCHMRAVIKLSCLNSDITEVVVTVISVSGLLGTFLLIILTYVFILSTVLKIPSAEGRKKAFSTCASHLTVVIIHFVFASIVYLKPEAQEGDDTLMAVPYTVVTPFLSPIIFTLRNKDMKNSLKRLLGKKVALNK, via the coding sequence ATGAGAATCAACCAGACAATCCTAGAAGAATTCATCCTCATTGGCTTCTCAGTCTATCCAGAGTGGCAGGTTGTCTTCTTTgtcacctttctctttctgtacCTCCTTACCCTTGCTGGCAACTTGGCCATCATGGCCCTCACCTGGGTGGACCATACCCTCCATACCCCCATGTACCTCTTCCTCAGTGCCCTCTCCTTCTCTGAGACCTGCTACACATTATCCATAATCCCCAAAATGCTGGTAGACTTGTTGGCCAAAGATAGGACCATTTCTGTCCCAGGCTGTGGCCTCCAGATGTATTTCTTCCTTGGACTTGGTGGCACCAACTGTATCATCCTCACAGTGATGGGTCTCGATAGGTTCCTGGCCATCTGTAACCCCCTCCACTACCCCACACTCATGACCAACAAAGCATGTGGGCAACTTGTGGCTTCAGCTTGGATTGGTGGCTTCTTTGTCTCCTTGATAGAGACTACATTGATCTTTTGGGGATCCTTCTGTGGCCCTAATTTCATCAAACACTTCTTTTGCCACATGAGAGCAGTCATCAAATTATCCTGCCTAAATAGTGATATCACAGAGGTTGTTGTCACAGTTATTTCAGTGTCTGGTTTGCTGGGGACATTTCTACTCATCATTCTTACATATGTGTTCATTCTCTCTACTGTCCTCAAGATCCCTTCCgctgaggggaggaagaaggccTTCTCCACCTGTGCCTCCCACCTCACTGTGGTCATCATTCACTTTGTCTTTGCCTCCATTGTCTACTTGAAGCCAGAGGCCCAAGAGGGAGATGACACCCTCATGGCTGTGCCTTACACTGTTGTCACACCCTTCCTCAGCCCCATCATTTTCACCCTGAGAAACAAGGACATGAAGAATTCTCTGAAGAGACTACTGGGCAAGAAAGTTGCCTTAAACAAATGA